The genomic region GCTCCAGTCGGTGGCGCCGATCACCAGCAAATGCAGGTAGGCGCTGCCGAGAAGACCGATAAACAAACGATCACCACGGGTGGTGGCAATCGGCAGAAAACCTCGCCGCAGGATGCTCGGCGAACGCAACTCCCACGTGATCATACCGACCAGAATCAGGCCGATGACGATGAAGAATGCTGCGGTAGGCGTGGTCCAGCTCATCCATTCCATCATCACCTCCTCAGACCCGACCGAGGGCAAAGCCCTTGGCCACGTGGTTGCGAACAAACCAGATCACCAGCATGCCCGGCAGAATGGTCAACACCCCCGCCGCCGCCAGCACGCCCCAATCAATGCCCGAAGCGGACACCGTGCGCGTCATCACCGCCGCAATCGGCTTGGCGTTGACCGAAGTCAACGTGCGCGCGAGCAGCAGTTCGACCCAGGAAAACATAAAGCAGAAAAACGCCGTGACACCGATCCCGGAACCGATCAACGGGATGAAAATCTTCACGAAGAACTTGGGGAAACTGTAGCCGTCGATGTAGGCGGTTTCGTCAATTTCCTTGGGAACCCCAGACATGAACCCTTCGAGAATCCACACCGCCAACGGCACGTTAAACAGGCAATGCGCCAACGCCACGGCGATGTGCGTATCGAACAGACCGATCGACGAATACAACTGAAAGAACGGCAGCAGAAACACCGCCGGCGGCGCCATGCGGTTGGTCAGCAGCCAGAAAAACAGGTGCTTGTCGCCGAGAAAACGATAGCGCGAAAACGCATACGCCGCCGGCAACGCCACGCTCAGCGAGATCACCGTGTTCAAACTCACGTAATACAGCGAGTTCAGATAACCGGTGTACCAGCTCGGATCGGTGAAGATCACCTTGTAGTTCGCCAGCGTAAAGGCCTGTGGGAAAAGCGTCAGGCCGCCGAGGATTTCGGTGTTGCTCTTGAAGGACATGTTCAGTAGCCAGTAGATCGGCACCAGCAGGAACAGGATGTACACCAGCAACGGAATCAGCTTTCTCTTGCTCATGGCCGGGCCTCAGCGGTTGGCGTCGGAGTGCGTCATGGCGGTGTAGAACAGCCAGGACACCAACAGGATGATCAGGAAGTACACCAGCGAGAACGCCGCTGCCGGACCGAGGTCGAATTGCCCTACGGCCATCTGGGTCAACGTCTGACTCAAGAAGGTCGTGGCGTTACCCGGCCCGCCGCCGGTGAGCACGAACGGCTCGGTGTAGATCATGAAACTGTCCATGAAGCGCAGCATCACCGCGATCAGCAGCACGCTCTTCAGCTTGGGCAACTGAATGTGCCTGAACACCGCCCAGGCCGAGGCCCGATCAATGCGCGCAGCCTGGTAGTACACATCGGGAATCGCGCGCAAACCGGAGAAGCACAACAACGCCACCAACGAAGTCCAGTGCCAGACGTCCATCACCAGCACCGTCACCCAGGCGTCCATGGTGTTGGCCGCGTAGTTGTAACTGATGCCCATGGCGTTGAGGCTCGACCCCAGCAAACCAATGTCCGCGCGGCCGAAAATCTGCCAGATCGTACCGACCACGTTCCACGGAATCAGCAGCGGAATCGCCAGAATGATCAGCACCACCGACGACCAGCGACCCTTGGTTGGCATGGTCAGGGCAACGGCAATGCCCAGCGGAATTTCAATCAACAACACGCACGCCGAGTAGATAAACTGACGCAGCAACGAGTCGTGCAGACGCGGGTCGAGCAGCACTTGCTTGTACCAGTCCGCGCCGACGAAGTAGCGGCTGGACTGGTCGAAGATGTCCTGCACCGAATAGTTGACCACGGTCATCATCGGGATCACCGCACTGAACGCCACCAGCAGGAACACCGGCAACACCAGCCACCAGGCTTTGTTGTTCTGCACCTTGTTCATGGCTGCACCTCTTCGTCGGCTTCCAGCAGAAATTCATCGGCATAGACCATCAGCCACTGCGCCGGGAAACTGATGTACGCCGTGCCTTGCGGCACCGGTTTGTCTTCGGCCAGCCGCACTTTCAGCGGTGCGCCGTCGAGGTCGAGGGTCATGATCTTGTAGGTGCCGAGGTCTTCGACGTGTACGACCCTGGCCTGCATCGCGTCATCAAACGGCTCGTCCCACACATGAACAAACTCGGGGCGGATGCCGACCTTCAGATTTTTCCATTGGCCGTGTTCGATATGTCGCTGCATGGCGTCGGACAACGGCAGGTGCGTCGAGGCGAACCCGACGCCACCGGGCTGCGGCTGCACCTCGATCAGGTTCATCCCCGGGCTGCCGATGAAATAGCCGACAAAGGTGTGGCTCGGCCGCTCGAACAGTTCCCGTGGCGTGCCGAACTGGACGATCTGGCCGCCGTACATCACCGCGATCTTGTCGGCGAAGGTCGAGGCCTCGAGTTGATCGTGGGTGACGTAGACCATGGTGATGTTGAACTGCTCGTGAATCTGCTTGAGCTTGCGCCGCAGCTTCCACTTCAGGTGCGGATCGATCACCGTCAGCGGCTCGTCGAACAGGATTGCGGAAACGTCGTCGCGGACCAGGCCACGGCCCATCGAGACTTTCTGTTTTTCGTCGGCGGTGAGGTTGCGCGCCTTCTTGCTCAGGAGGTTTTGCAGGTCGAGGACTTCGGCAATTTCCTGCACCTTGCTGTGCACTTTCGCCTCGGCCATGCCCTGATTTCGCAGGGGAAACGCGAGGTTATCGAACACGGTCATGGTGTCGTAGACCACCGGAAACTGGAAAACCTGGGCGATGTTGCGCTTCTCCGGCGTCAGGTCGTTGACCGCTTTGCCATCGAACAGCACATGGCCCTGCGAAGGGCTGAGCAGGCCGGAAATGATGTTGAGCAAAGTTGACTTGCCGCAACCCGACGGCCCGAGCAAGGCGTAGGCGCCGCCCTGCTCCCAGACGTGATCCATCTCGCGGATCGCATAATCCTCGGCGCCGCTCGGGGTTTTGCTGTAGCTGTGGGCGAGGTGCTGTAAACGGATTTCGGCCATCAGGCAACCCTCGCGAC from Pseudomonas tensinigenes harbors:
- a CDS encoding DUF2160 domain-containing protein; translation: MEWMSWTTPTAAFFIVIGLILVGMITWELRSPSILRRGFLPIATTRGDRLFIGLLGSAYLHLLVIGATDWSIWVASALSLVWLLAVMRWG
- a CDS encoding carbohydrate ABC transporter permease translates to MSKRKLIPLLVYILFLLVPIYWLLNMSFKSNTEILGGLTLFPQAFTLANYKVIFTDPSWYTGYLNSLYYVSLNTVISLSVALPAAYAFSRYRFLGDKHLFFWLLTNRMAPPAVFLLPFFQLYSSIGLFDTHIAVALAHCLFNVPLAVWILEGFMSGVPKEIDETAYIDGYSFPKFFVKIFIPLIGSGIGVTAFFCFMFSWVELLLARTLTSVNAKPIAAVMTRTVSASGIDWGVLAAAGVLTILPGMLVIWFVRNHVAKGFALGRV
- a CDS encoding carbohydrate ABC transporter permease; this translates as MNKVQNNKAWWLVLPVFLLVAFSAVIPMMTVVNYSVQDIFDQSSRYFVGADWYKQVLLDPRLHDSLLRQFIYSACVLLIEIPLGIAVALTMPTKGRWSSVVLIILAIPLLIPWNVVGTIWQIFGRADIGLLGSSLNAMGISYNYAANTMDAWVTVLVMDVWHWTSLVALLCFSGLRAIPDVYYQAARIDRASAWAVFRHIQLPKLKSVLLIAVMLRFMDSFMIYTEPFVLTGGGPGNATTFLSQTLTQMAVGQFDLGPAAAFSLVYFLIILLVSWLFYTAMTHSDANR
- a CDS encoding ABC transporter ATP-binding protein; amino-acid sequence: MAEIRLQHLAHSYSKTPSGAEDYAIREMDHVWEQGGAYALLGPSGCGKSTLLNIISGLLSPSQGHVLFDGKAVNDLTPEKRNIAQVFQFPVVYDTMTVFDNLAFPLRNQGMAEAKVHSKVQEIAEVLDLQNLLSKKARNLTADEKQKVSMGRGLVRDDVSAILFDEPLTVIDPHLKWKLRRKLKQIHEQFNITMVYVTHDQLEASTFADKIAVMYGGQIVQFGTPRELFERPSHTFVGYFIGSPGMNLIEVQPQPGGVGFASTHLPLSDAMQRHIEHGQWKNLKVGIRPEFVHVWDEPFDDAMQARVVHVEDLGTYKIMTLDLDGAPLKVRLAEDKPVPQGTAYISFPAQWLMVYADEFLLEADEEVQP